In Streptomyces chartreusis, the following proteins share a genomic window:
- a CDS encoding FadR/GntR family transcriptional regulator → MTEQPIRREAVSEQLFTLLRDRILSGDLAAGVPLTAERELAAEFGVNRHAVREAVKRLQQARLVEVSHGGRTMVLDWRRTAGLDLALQLAHTERLSTSYDLRRDVLEMRASIGADAARLCAARCPDRTAAEIVSAAAAYINTGPDLTDLAAADVTWWRLIVEGSGNIAYLLAFNSLVGEGFTAGEVPTELRATELLDVAGHMKLAALIASRDEQGAEAAARALLARSVPVTPHTREPEGGTP, encoded by the coding sequence ATGACAGAGCAGCCCATCCGGCGTGAAGCCGTCTCCGAGCAGTTGTTCACGCTGCTCCGGGACCGCATCCTGAGCGGTGACCTCGCGGCCGGCGTCCCCCTGACCGCCGAGCGTGAACTGGCCGCCGAGTTCGGGGTGAACCGGCACGCGGTACGGGAGGCGGTGAAGCGTCTCCAGCAGGCGAGGCTGGTAGAGGTCAGCCACGGCGGACGCACCATGGTGCTCGACTGGCGACGGACCGCAGGCCTCGACCTCGCCCTCCAACTCGCCCACACCGAGCGCCTGTCCACGTCCTACGACCTGCGCCGCGACGTCCTCGAGATGCGGGCCTCCATCGGCGCGGACGCCGCCCGGCTGTGCGCCGCCCGCTGCCCCGACCGGACAGCCGCCGAGATCGTCAGCGCAGCAGCCGCCTACATCAACACCGGCCCCGACCTCACCGACCTCGCCGCCGCCGACGTCACCTGGTGGCGGCTCATCGTCGAGGGCTCCGGCAACATCGCCTACCTCCTCGCCTTCAACAGCCTCGTCGGAGAGGGCTTCACCGCCGGCGAGGTACCGACCGAGCTGCGCGCCACCGAACTGCTCGACGTCGCCGGACACATGAAGCTGGCCGCCCTCATCGCCTCACGCGACGAACAGGGCGCCGAGGCCGCGGCACGCGCACTGCTGGCCCGCAGCGTCCCGGTCACCCCGCACACCCGGGAACCCGAAGGAGGCACGCCGTGA
- a CDS encoding LacI family DNA-binding transcriptional regulator yields MYDVAERSGVSIATVSRVYRNPDSVRAATRERVMAAARELGYVPSGNARGLASRSTGVLGLCFPDYADPGTADIEDDDAAMLYSDQIIRGMERAARRHGYALLIAASLEGGPESLVAKVAGRVDGFAVLARTVPTEELEVISRRQPVVMLAGPRADPSLDHLDHVEVANEDGQYELSRHLLNDHGLRRLAYIGVDESSPDVEARFRGFRRACAEAGVDAGTQPALRMPMMTQAEGARAADLLCDATGERPEAFVFANDQMAVGALQALERRGVRVPDDIAVTGFDGIPLSRIVRPSLTTVRQPMVRLGEQAAELLIDRLRGEAGADPVSLMLPVSLARRASCGCQEAGPGTFGAV; encoded by the coding sequence GTGTACGACGTCGCCGAGCGCTCCGGCGTGTCCATCGCGACCGTGTCCAGGGTGTACCGGAACCCCGACTCCGTACGGGCCGCCACCCGTGAACGCGTCATGGCCGCGGCCCGGGAACTGGGCTACGTGCCCAGCGGCAACGCCCGCGGCCTCGCCAGCCGCTCCACCGGCGTCCTCGGCCTCTGCTTCCCGGACTACGCCGACCCCGGCACCGCGGACATCGAGGACGACGACGCGGCCATGCTCTACTCCGACCAGATCATCCGGGGCATGGAACGCGCCGCCCGCCGCCACGGCTACGCCCTGCTGATCGCCGCGTCGCTCGAAGGCGGCCCGGAGAGCCTCGTCGCCAAGGTGGCCGGCCGGGTCGACGGCTTCGCGGTGCTCGCGCGGACCGTACCGACGGAAGAGCTGGAGGTGATCTCCCGTCGCCAGCCGGTCGTCATGCTGGCCGGACCGCGCGCGGATCCCTCCCTGGACCACCTCGACCATGTGGAGGTCGCCAACGAGGACGGCCAGTACGAGCTGTCCCGGCACCTCCTGAACGATCACGGACTGCGCCGACTCGCCTACATCGGCGTCGACGAGTCGTCCCCGGACGTGGAAGCCCGCTTCCGGGGCTTTCGCCGGGCGTGCGCGGAGGCCGGCGTCGACGCCGGAACACAACCCGCGCTGCGCATGCCGATGATGACGCAGGCGGAGGGCGCCCGCGCGGCCGACCTGCTGTGCGATGCCACCGGCGAACGCCCCGAGGCATTCGTCTTCGCCAACGACCAGATGGCCGTGGGTGCGCTCCAGGCACTCGAACGCCGCGGGGTACGCGTGCCGGACGACATCGCCGTCACCGGCTTCGACGGCATCCCCCTCAGCCGCATCGTCCGCCCGTCCCTGACGACCGTGCGCCAGCCCATGGTGCGCCTGGGCGAACAGGCCGCGGAACTCCTGATCGACCGCCTGCGCGGCGAGGCCGGCGCGGACCCGGTGTCCCTGATGCTCCCGGTGAGCCTGGCCCGCCGGGCGAGCTGCGGGTGCCAGGAGGCGGGGCCGGGCACTTTCGGCGCGGTCTGA
- a CDS encoding sterol desaturase family protein, translated as MIPAVVYAIPAFVLLVAVEALSYRFLPDDDERGYEARDTVTSMSMGAGSQVIALPWKAVTIVAFAALYSVAPWQLSATSVWTWVLLFFAEDLAYYVFHRSHHRVRVLWASHVVHHSSVRFNLSTALRQSWTPMTTLPFWLPLALLGIPPWMILLQQSVSLIYQFFLHTERVDRLWRPIEYVFNTPSHHRVHHGSNNAYLDRNYGGILIVWDRIFGTFQAEGERVEYGLTKNIDTYNPLRVAFHEYAATWRDVRSTTRWRDRAGYVFGPPGWNPDASRS; from the coding sequence GTGATACCCGCCGTCGTCTACGCCATACCCGCCTTCGTCCTGCTGGTCGCCGTGGAGGCACTGTCGTACCGCTTCCTCCCGGACGACGACGAACGCGGCTACGAGGCACGCGACACCGTGACCAGCATGTCGATGGGCGCGGGCAGCCAGGTGATCGCCCTGCCGTGGAAGGCCGTCACGATCGTCGCGTTCGCCGCCCTCTACAGCGTCGCGCCCTGGCAGCTGTCCGCCACGTCGGTGTGGACCTGGGTGCTGCTGTTCTTTGCCGAAGACCTCGCCTACTACGTCTTCCACCGCTCGCACCACCGCGTCCGGGTCCTGTGGGCGAGCCACGTGGTCCACCACTCCAGCGTGCGGTTCAACCTCTCCACCGCGCTGCGGCAGAGCTGGACCCCGATGACCACCCTGCCGTTCTGGCTGCCGCTCGCCCTGCTCGGCATCCCGCCCTGGATGATCCTGCTCCAGCAGTCGGTCAGCCTCATCTACCAGTTCTTCCTGCACACCGAGCGGGTGGACCGCCTGTGGCGGCCGATCGAGTACGTCTTCAACACGCCCTCGCACCACCGCGTCCACCACGGCTCCAACAACGCCTACCTGGACCGCAACTACGGCGGCATCCTCATCGTCTGGGACCGGATCTTCGGCACGTTCCAGGCCGAGGGCGAGCGCGTCGAGTACGGCCTCACCAAGAACATCGACACCTACAACCCGCTGCGCGTCGCCTTCCACGAGTACGCGGCCACCTGGCGCGACGTACGCAGCACCACCCGCTGGCGCGACCGCGCGGGCTACGTCTTCGGCCCGCCGGGCTGGAACCCGGACGCGAGCAGGAGCTGA
- a CDS encoding bifunctional serine/threonine-protein kinase/ABC transporter substrate-binding protein, with protein MSEPLRPTDPSRIAGFRLLRRLGAGGMGVVYLGRDDDGTLAAVKVIRGESADDPDFRARFAREAELARRVTSRWVVPVLGADAEAAEPWLATAFVPGPSLVEAVAEHGPLPVATARSLGRLLADALADLHAAGLVHRDVKPGNVLLALDGPRLIDFGVARADDDTALTASGMVVGSPGFLSPEQARGEPATAASDVFSLGGVLAYALTGRPPFGSGTPDALLYRTVHDEPALAGIEDDSRALVARCLSKEPGERPTAVELRGLLAEGGETDEAAEAPVRDSVPVLPDSVARMIAARSAEGLALPDIEPTELDESAAAPAAAEDEPQDAVDRRPSRRRLLLAGGALLLAAGGAGAAVLATRDDDKAPPGKARPVYVLGVHVTESTALVSRVSERAARLAVAQHNADPERAYDLKVRVGRDQGDAAGAQDVARRFTADRDVVAVLGPVTELPMRSAAKVYGQAGLTHVSSTTGQQDYFVTSPSASFQTGAAHTALGGWIALHAMVTKRLGRIGVVLDRSGGTTIQDQATLLVQQWRDALGAQVVPQVVAEETGDGPDAVRALLAGGVTAFAYLGPMDATVAAARQLAAAGFEGPRWMQHLLYGTDFPVRAGAAGEGWYVVDSAVDPSALGTKAARDFTSAWRKRYGAAPEPFAAEAYDSVRMLLGEFARTVPKRSGARPVRAELGERLAKVKYQGMDRTYAFGAYHQFQSSSEGWLRSTYVHEVRDGRFRQLGSLQDLQNAGNVQS; from the coding sequence ATGAGTGAACCGCTGAGGCCCACCGACCCGTCGCGCATCGCCGGCTTCCGGCTGCTGCGGCGGCTCGGCGCGGGCGGCATGGGCGTGGTGTACCTGGGGCGTGACGACGACGGCACCCTCGCCGCCGTCAAGGTGATCCGGGGCGAGAGCGCCGACGACCCCGATTTCCGGGCGCGGTTCGCACGCGAGGCCGAGCTGGCCCGGCGGGTGACGAGCCGTTGGGTGGTGCCCGTGCTCGGCGCGGACGCGGAGGCGGCCGAGCCATGGCTTGCGACCGCGTTCGTTCCCGGTCCCTCGCTCGTCGAGGCCGTCGCCGAGCACGGTCCGCTGCCCGTCGCCACCGCACGTTCTCTGGGCCGGCTGCTGGCCGACGCCCTGGCGGACCTGCACGCGGCCGGGCTGGTCCACCGGGACGTGAAGCCCGGCAACGTACTGCTGGCCCTGGACGGCCCCCGGCTGATCGACTTCGGAGTGGCGCGGGCCGACGACGACACGGCCCTCACGGCGTCCGGCATGGTCGTCGGCAGTCCCGGCTTCCTCTCCCCCGAGCAGGCCCGGGGTGAACCGGCCACGGCCGCGAGCGACGTCTTCTCGCTCGGCGGAGTCCTGGCGTACGCGCTGACCGGCCGTCCGCCCTTCGGCAGCGGCACGCCCGACGCCCTGCTGTACCGCACCGTCCACGACGAACCCGCGCTCGCCGGCATCGAGGACGACTCCCGGGCGCTGGTGGCCCGTTGCCTCTCCAAGGAGCCGGGCGAGCGGCCGACGGCCGTGGAGCTGCGGGGTCTGCTGGCCGAGGGCGGCGAGACGGACGAGGCCGCCGAGGCGCCCGTGCGGGACAGTGTCCCGGTTCTTCCCGACTCGGTCGCCCGTATGATCGCCGCCCGTTCCGCCGAGGGCCTCGCGCTGCCCGACATCGAGCCGACCGAACTGGACGAGTCCGCCGCGGCACCGGCAGCCGCCGAGGACGAACCGCAGGACGCGGTGGACCGGCGCCCCAGCCGGCGCCGACTGCTGCTGGCCGGTGGGGCGTTGCTGCTCGCCGCGGGAGGTGCGGGCGCCGCGGTGCTCGCGACCCGCGACGACGACAAGGCGCCGCCCGGCAAGGCTCGTCCGGTGTATGTCCTGGGCGTGCACGTCACCGAGTCCACGGCGCTGGTCAGCCGGGTCAGTGAACGCGCCGCCCGGCTCGCCGTCGCCCAGCACAACGCCGACCCGGAGCGCGCCTACGACCTGAAGGTCCGGGTCGGACGGGATCAGGGCGACGCGGCCGGCGCCCAGGACGTGGCCCGTCGGTTCACCGCGGACCGGGACGTGGTCGCCGTCCTCGGACCGGTCACCGAGCTCCCGATGCGGTCCGCCGCGAAGGTCTACGGCCAGGCCGGACTGACCCATGTGTCGAGCACCACCGGTCAGCAGGACTACTTCGTGACCTCGCCCAGCGCGTCCTTCCAGACCGGCGCGGCGCACACCGCGCTCGGCGGCTGGATCGCCCTGCACGCCATGGTCACCAAACGGCTGGGACGTATCGGCGTGGTCCTGGACCGCTCCGGCGGCACGACCATCCAGGACCAGGCCACCCTGCTGGTGCAGCAGTGGCGGGACGCGCTCGGTGCCCAGGTGGTGCCCCAGGTCGTGGCCGAGGAGACGGGCGACGGCCCGGACGCGGTGCGCGCGCTGCTCGCCGGTGGGGTCACCGCCTTCGCCTACCTCGGCCCGATGGACGCGACCGTGGCGGCGGCCCGTCAGCTGGCCGCGGCCGGGTTCGAGGGCCCGCGCTGGATGCAGCACCTCCTGTACGGCACGGACTTCCCGGTCCGTGCGGGGGCCGCGGGCGAGGGCTGGTACGTGGTCGACTCCGCGGTCGACCCGTCCGCCCTCGGCACCAAGGCCGCGCGGGACTTCACCTCCGCTTGGCGCAAGCGTTACGGGGCCGCTCCGGAACCGTTCGCCGCGGAGGCGTACGACTCGGTGCGCATGCTGCTGGGCGAGTTCGCCCGGACGGTGCCGAAGCGGTCTGGCGCCCGGCCGGTGCGGGCCGAACTCGGCGAGCGGCTGGCGAAGGTCAAGTACCAGGGCATGGACCGGACTTACGCTTTCGGTGCCTATCACCAGTTCCAGAGCAGCAGCGAGGGGTGGCTGCGCAGTACCTATGTGCACGAAGTGCGCGACGGGCGGTTCCGTCAGCTGGGGTCGCTCCAGGATCTTCAGAACGCGGGGAATGTTCAGAGCTGA
- a CDS encoding VOC family protein codes for MERVLGIGGYFLRAADPAALTAWYRDCLGLDADEHGLWRPEAGLTVFATFESGTDYFGSRDQRTMLNFRVRDLDAMLAQLRTKGADVSEETQDMEGVGRFGWVTDPEGNRIELWQPA; via the coding sequence ATGGAACGTGTGCTTGGAATCGGCGGGTACTTCCTCCGGGCAGCTGACCCGGCGGCCCTGACCGCGTGGTACCGCGACTGCCTGGGCCTGGACGCCGACGAGCACGGCCTCTGGCGTCCCGAAGCCGGGTTGACGGTGTTCGCGACCTTCGAGTCCGGCACCGACTACTTCGGATCCCGCGACCAGCGAACGATGCTCAACTTCCGGGTCCGCGACCTGGACGCGATGCTCGCGCAACTGCGCACCAAGGGAGCGGACGTGTCCGAGGAGACGCAGGACATGGAGGGCGTCGGCCGCTTCGGCTGGGTCACCGACCCGGAGGGCAACCGCATCGAACTGTGGCAGCCGGCCTGA
- a CDS encoding aromatic ring-hydroxylating oxygenase subunit alpha: MTETDSDGIRSSRRSRQEGSDPAAVDLRRVGANPDFWYPVALSRKVRRGRVIATTFAGERIALYRGKSGTVHALEDRCAHRQVPLSMGVVEGEVLRCCYHAWAYRGDGRISQIPYLSKGDGRPPRGVRGYPVREAYGMVFVFPGDPQKAPDVPLPLLPAFASPRYRTMTFSRTVHCHYSFMHENLLDMNHQFLHRGVVGKLHPELLGYETSARSVEARYLFTHTGGKRNRGAGLLAAEGLSGRDSADVMTIRTEYPYQTLDLVPENADHPAFRLWAVYVPEDAEQRTCHAYGLLMIEKPGIPGALHLAWPLIRRFTERVFAEDRMAVEAEQRAWDEQGEDRNHEIFPLILDVRDVLRSNGVPLRARPSACARAGGDLSKPASDHCATD, encoded by the coding sequence ATGACCGAGACGGACTCCGACGGGATCAGGAGCAGCCGGCGCTCGCGGCAGGAAGGTTCCGACCCGGCCGCCGTCGACCTGAGGCGCGTCGGTGCGAACCCGGACTTCTGGTACCCGGTCGCGCTGTCCCGCAAGGTACGCCGCGGCCGGGTGATCGCGACCACCTTCGCCGGGGAACGCATCGCGCTCTACCGGGGGAAGAGCGGCACCGTCCATGCCCTGGAGGACCGGTGCGCCCATCGACAGGTGCCGCTGAGCATGGGCGTCGTCGAGGGCGAGGTCCTTCGCTGCTGCTACCACGCGTGGGCCTACCGCGGCGACGGCCGAATCTCGCAGATCCCCTACCTGTCCAAGGGCGACGGCCGGCCGCCGCGCGGCGTGCGCGGCTATCCGGTCCGCGAGGCGTACGGCATGGTGTTCGTCTTCCCCGGCGACCCGCAGAAGGCGCCGGACGTCCCGCTGCCCCTGCTGCCCGCGTTCGCCTCACCGCGGTACAGGACCATGACGTTCTCCCGAACGGTGCACTGCCACTACTCGTTCATGCACGAGAACCTGCTCGACATGAACCACCAGTTCCTCCACCGCGGAGTCGTCGGCAAGCTCCACCCGGAACTGCTGGGGTACGAGACTTCCGCGCGGTCGGTGGAGGCCCGCTATCTGTTCACCCACACCGGGGGAAAGCGGAACCGCGGCGCGGGCCTGCTGGCGGCAGAGGGTCTCAGCGGGCGGGACTCCGCCGACGTCATGACGATCCGCACCGAATACCCGTACCAGACCCTCGACCTGGTGCCGGAGAACGCCGACCACCCGGCCTTCCGGCTCTGGGCGGTGTACGTGCCCGAGGACGCCGAGCAGCGCACCTGCCACGCCTACGGCCTGCTGATGATCGAGAAGCCCGGGATCCCCGGTGCGCTGCACCTGGCCTGGCCGCTCATCCGCCGCTTCACCGAGCGGGTGTTCGCCGAGGACCGCATGGCCGTCGAGGCCGAGCAGCGGGCCTGGGACGAACAGGGCGAGGACCGCAATCACGAGATCTTCCCCCTCATCCTCGACGTCCGCGATGTGCTGCGCAGCAACGGCGTCCCCCTGCGCGCCCGGCCGAGCGCGTGCGCGCGTGCCGGCGGCGACCTTTCGAAGCCGGCGTCCGACCACTGCGCGACCGATTGA
- a CDS encoding PP2C family protein-serine/threonine phosphatase — protein MADNADGPEPSPGVDPALRPDDQLEQIAEQLRELAVAKDRLQGLLDAVLTISREMDLPTVLHRIVTTAMDLVGARYGALGVLDDSGEQLGQFITAGLSESERGDLSGIEFPRGRGVLGHLIHHPEPLRVDEIGSHPASVGFPPGHPQMRTLLGVGISVRGTIYGDLYLSERRDGRPFDRDDEDIVVALAGAAGIAIENVRLFEQVRDGAEHFQRLLLPTLPDLSPLSAAAVYRPALTPAHLGGDWYDALWLPDDACAVVIGDVVGHDMRAAAAMAQTRSMLRALLFDRFTPPSSVLTQLDRTLHAITDLPVTTACLARMEPAEEGWKLHWSTAGHLPPLIITPDRHTEYLDAEPGLPLAVDPEQARPDHTHPVPAGTTVLFFTDGLVEHPEYPIDRGLAVLAELAADHAHLPLDEFVCFLADHRPSDGHDDMALLALHTPSD, from the coding sequence ATGGCGGACAACGCCGATGGACCCGAACCGTCGCCCGGAGTCGATCCGGCGCTGCGGCCGGACGACCAGCTGGAGCAGATCGCCGAGCAGCTGCGGGAGCTGGCCGTCGCCAAGGACCGGCTCCAGGGACTGCTGGACGCGGTGCTGACGATCAGCCGGGAGATGGATCTGCCCACGGTGCTGCACCGCATCGTCACCACCGCCATGGATCTGGTCGGCGCCCGCTACGGCGCGCTCGGGGTGCTGGACGACTCCGGTGAGCAGCTGGGGCAGTTCATCACGGCGGGGCTGTCGGAGTCGGAGCGCGGCGACCTGTCGGGGATCGAGTTCCCCCGCGGCCGCGGGGTCCTCGGCCACCTGATCCACCACCCCGAACCCCTGCGCGTCGACGAGATCGGCTCCCACCCCGCCTCGGTGGGATTCCCGCCCGGCCATCCGCAGATGCGCACCCTGCTGGGCGTCGGCATCAGCGTCCGCGGCACCATCTACGGAGACCTCTATCTGTCCGAACGCCGCGACGGCCGGCCCTTCGACCGCGATGACGAGGACATCGTCGTCGCCCTGGCCGGCGCCGCCGGCATCGCGATCGAGAACGTCAGACTGTTCGAGCAGGTCCGCGACGGCGCCGAGCACTTCCAGCGACTCCTGCTGCCCACCCTGCCCGACCTGTCCCCGCTGTCCGCCGCGGCCGTCTACCGCCCCGCCCTCACCCCGGCCCACCTCGGCGGCGACTGGTACGACGCCCTCTGGCTGCCCGACGACGCGTGCGCCGTCGTGATCGGTGACGTCGTCGGCCACGACATGCGCGCGGCGGCCGCCATGGCCCAGACCCGCAGCATGCTGCGTGCCCTGCTGTTCGACCGCTTCACCCCGCCCAGCAGCGTCCTCACCCAGCTCGACCGCACCCTGCACGCCATCACCGACCTGCCCGTCACCACCGCCTGCCTCGCCCGGATGGAACCGGCGGAGGAGGGCTGGAAGCTGCACTGGAGCACGGCCGGCCACTTACCCCCGCTGATCATCACCCCCGACCGGCACACGGAGTACCTCGACGCCGAGCCCGGCCTGCCGCTCGCGGTCGACCCCGAGCAGGCCCGTCCCGACCACACCCATCCCGTGCCCGCCGGGACCACCGTGCTGTTCTTCACCGACGGACTCGTCGAGCACCCCGAGTACCCCATCGACCGCGGCCTGGCCGTGCTCGCCGAACTCGCCGCGGACCACGCCCACTTGCCGCTGGACGAATTCGTGTGCTTCCTCGCCGACCACCGCCCGAGCGACGGCCACGACGACATGGCCCTCCTGGCCCTGCACACCCCGAGCGACTGA
- a CDS encoding bifunctional serine/threonine-protein kinase/ABC transporter substrate-binding protein, producing the protein MDRLLPSDPSVIGGYRLAARLGAGGMGVVYLARSPHGTWCALKSIRSEHAGDPGFRARFRRETELAARLRSRWTVPVLAADAEARSPWLATAYVPGPSLAEAIARNGPWPTAQLLCLGAALAEALAGVHACGLVHRDVKPANILLAADGPRLIDFGIARAVGVTALTADGSVIGSPGYLSPEQARGSTVGPASDVFSLGCVLAHAATGRPVFGVGGAAGVLYRTVHEDPDLDSVPDALDGIVRRCLAKDPEQRPSVGELRDRLGEFDEQGWLPEGLPALVAARAARVLELPVPQGTVADGAPVDGWADAVTQAAVVSAAEPTSRRRVLAAGGAVLGVSAAGVGSWWRWGRSTSSGATGTGALPRRVIGLLGERSDGAFTAHERGARVAVSEHNATAGRAFDLVLRTADDGGTAKGAAAAAARLAADPEVSLVIGTGTNATAPPAVEACARARVAQLITRADTSELDGVNLTSTLLMRSTRTAGPPAILRYLNGVVKPARTTVVHDLDDGAASLQTVRIITVHKKLDSDATVEEVAPDSGFATAARRIAARRADAVLFAGVHPDRAASFARELREAGYRGPRVADEHVLGARFLAEADGWHIGTGYTDAAADPRVKAFTAAHRARFGAAPAPWAAEAYDTVRFGAHGLAAAGDDDRSVLRSELLRRSWQGITRKVSYDPDSEFFEAQEDAGAFLYRVKDRTMRFVARADDISKTLK; encoded by the coding sequence ATGGATCGGCTGCTGCCTTCCGACCCGTCGGTGATCGGCGGCTACCGGCTGGCCGCCCGGCTCGGCGCGGGCGGGATGGGCGTGGTGTATCTGGCGCGCTCCCCGCACGGGACTTGGTGTGCCCTGAAGTCGATCCGGTCCGAGCACGCCGGCGATCCGGGCTTTCGGGCCCGCTTCCGGCGCGAGACGGAACTGGCGGCGCGGCTGAGGTCCCGCTGGACCGTGCCCGTCCTCGCCGCCGACGCCGAGGCCCGCTCCCCGTGGCTGGCCACCGCCTATGTGCCGGGGCCCTCCCTCGCCGAGGCCATCGCCCGCAACGGCCCTTGGCCGACGGCGCAGTTGCTCTGTCTGGGCGCCGCTCTGGCGGAGGCCTTGGCGGGGGTTCACGCGTGCGGGCTCGTCCACCGGGACGTGAAGCCCGCCAACATCCTGCTCGCGGCGGACGGGCCGCGTCTGATCGACTTCGGCATCGCCCGCGCGGTCGGCGTGACCGCGCTCACCGCCGACGGTTCGGTCATCGGCTCCCCCGGATACCTCTCGCCCGAGCAGGCCCGGGGCAGCACGGTGGGTCCGGCGAGCGACGTCTTCTCGCTGGGCTGCGTCCTCGCCCACGCGGCCACCGGCCGGCCGGTGTTCGGGGTCGGCGGCGCGGCCGGGGTGCTGTACCGGACCGTGCACGAGGACCCCGACCTGGACTCGGTGCCCGACGCGCTCGACGGGATCGTACGGCGGTGTCTGGCGAAGGATCCGGAGCAGCGGCCGTCGGTCGGTGAACTCCGGGACCGGTTGGGTGAGTTCGACGAGCAGGGCTGGCTGCCGGAGGGGTTGCCCGCGCTGGTGGCGGCTCGCGCCGCACGGGTGCTGGAGCTGCCGGTGCCGCAGGGCACGGTCGCCGACGGGGCGCCGGTGGACGGGTGGGCGGACGCCGTGACGCAGGCCGCCGTGGTGTCGGCGGCGGAACCGACTTCTCGGCGCCGGGTGCTGGCCGCCGGAGGGGCGGTGCTGGGCGTGAGCGCGGCGGGTGTGGGCAGTTGGTGGCGCTGGGGCCGCTCGACCTCGTCCGGCGCCACCGGGACCGGGGCGTTGCCGCGGCGGGTGATCGGTCTCCTCGGCGAGCGGTCGGACGGCGCGTTCACGGCCCATGAGCGCGGTGCCCGGGTGGCGGTGAGCGAACACAACGCCACCGCGGGACGCGCCTTCGATCTCGTGCTGCGCACCGCCGACGACGGCGGAACGGCGAAGGGGGCCGCCGCGGCCGCCGCCCGACTGGCCGCCGACCCGGAGGTGTCCCTGGTGATCGGCACCGGCACCAACGCGACCGCGCCGCCGGCGGTGGAGGCCTGCGCCCGGGCTCGGGTCGCCCAGCTGATCACGCGCGCCGACACCAGCGAACTCGACGGCGTCAACCTCACCAGCACCCTGCTGATGCGTTCGACGAGGACCGCCGGGCCACCGGCGATCCTGCGCTATCTCAACGGGGTCGTGAAACCCGCGCGCACCACGGTCGTCCACGACCTCGACGACGGGGCGGCGAGCCTCCAGACGGTCCGCATCATCACGGTGCACAAGAAGCTCGACAGCGATGCCACGGTCGAGGAGGTGGCCCCGGACAGCGGCTTCGCCACCGCGGCACGGCGGATCGCCGCCCGTCGCGCCGACGCGGTCCTCTTCGCGGGCGTCCACCCCGACCGTGCCGCGTCCTTCGCTCGCGAGCTGCGCGAAGCGGGGTATCGCGGCCCGCGCGTCGCGGACGAGCATGTGCTCGGCGCCCGGTTCCTGGCGGAGGCGGACGGCTGGCACATCGGGACGGGCTACACGGACGCCGCCGCCGACCCGCGCGTCAAGGCGTTCACCGCGGCCCACCGCGCACGCTTCGGCGCCGCCCCCGCACCCTGGGCCGCCGAGGCCTACGACACCGTCCGCTTCGGCGCCCACGGCCTGGCCGCCGCCGGCGACGACGACCGCTCCGTCCTCCGCTCCGAACTGCTGCGCCGCTCGTGGCAGGGCATCACCCGCAAGGTCAGCTACGACCCGGACTCGGAGTTCTTCGAGGCCCAGGAGGACGCGGGCGCGTTCCTCTACCGGGTGAAGGACCGCACCATGCGCTTCGTGGCCCGCGCGGACGACATCAGCAAAACCCTGAAGTGA
- a CDS encoding DUF2180 family protein has translation MNCYECAQAGRTTEPVAICRVCGAAVCPEHVRSESVVLRGTAQPGEVIHDIPARRLTCPVCRAAEQDT, from the coding sequence ATGAACTGCTATGAATGCGCCCAGGCAGGGCGCACCACGGAGCCGGTGGCCATCTGCCGAGTGTGCGGAGCCGCCGTCTGCCCGGAGCATGTGCGTTCCGAGTCGGTGGTCCTGCGGGGTACCGCCCAACCCGGCGAAGTGATCCACGACATCCCGGCCAGGCGGCTGACCTGCCCGGTGTGCAGGGCGGCGGAACAGGACACCTGA